Part of the Chitinophagaceae bacterium genome, ATCAGGCATGCTAAAAAATGGAATGCCTGGAAAAATGATAAAATTGTATCTGACAATGAAATCTCTATTATATCCAAAAGAGAAACCGGCGTTCCCGGGACTCACACTGTTGCTTATACTAGTGCTGAAGATACTATAGAAATAAGGCATACTGCTCACAGTAGAAAAGGCTTTGCTTTGGGTGCTGTTAAAGCCGCTCTCTGGTTGATAAATAAAAAAGGTGTTTTTGGTATGCCCGATATGTTGAATAATTAAGATTACATTGTAAATTTGCCTTCTGTTTATATAACTTTTATATCAAGAAATGATTTTATTAATTTTCCTTTTTGCTCCGTTTATAATTTTAAATATTATAGCTTTTTTATCATTTAAGTTTTTTAAAAGAGCCGGGGAGGAGAAAAAGACTGCATTTATTCCGGGTTATAATTTATACGTTTGGTTAGGAATAATTGAAAAGCCTAAGTGGTGGCTTGCATTGCTATTTATACCAATTTTAAATTTTTTGATGATTTTTGGTTTTTTAGTCGAAATGCAGAAAGCTTTCGGAAAAGACAAATGGTATGAAATGGTTGCAGGTGTATTTCTTTTTCCTTTTTATCTGCCTTTTTTAAATTTTACTACAACACCAAAATTCATAGGCCCATCGTCTAAAACAACTCGTCAAAAATCAGCCACCAGAGAATGGGTTGAAGCTCTTTTGTTTGCTGTAGTAGCTGCTACTATTATCAGGACATTTTTTGTTGAGGCGTATACAATCCCAACTTCATCAATGGAAAAAACCTTATTGGTGGGTGATTTTTTATTTGTTTCTAAAATGCATTACGGACCGAGAATACCCATGACTCCTTTATCATTTCCTTTTGCTCATCATACAATGCCTTTAATTGGTGGAAAATCATATCTGGAATGGATTAAGCTGCCATACAGCCGACTCCCAGGATTTCAGGATATTAAAAGAGAAGATATAGTCGTATTTAATTATCCGAGTGAAGATTTCAGACCGGTAGATAAGCGTGAGAACTATATCAAACGCTGTGTTGCTATCCCCGGAGATGTTTTTGAAATCAGAGATGGCAGAATTTACGTAAATAATGAAGCCTCAGAACATTATGAAACCATTCAATATAGTTATGTCGTTCAAACAACCGGCAGCCCTATTAATTCCAGAATCTTAATGTCTCTGGATATCACAGAAGGCGGAGCAACCGGAAAGTCCGGCTTTTATACCTATTTCATGACTGATGAAGCAGCCGCTAAGATTGAGAGTCAGCAAAATGTACTTTCTGTAAGAAGAATAATCAGAGACCCTGAAATAACTCCGGAATCTGTTTTTCCGGCTGATGTAAAGAATTTTGCATTTAATATTGATAACTATGGACCTATTGTGATTCCGCAGCAGGGCGAAACGGTAGAAATTAACAGAGATAATATCGCCAAATACGAACGTCTGATTAGAGTCTACGAGGGTAATGAAATAGAGGTAAGGCAAGATGGAATTTACATAAATGATGTTAAAGCAGATACCTATACCTTTGAAATGGATTATTACTTTATGATTGGAGATAATCGTCATAACTCTGCGGATAGCAGAATGTGGGGTTTTGTACCTCATGACCATATTGTTGGTAAGGCCTGGATAGTTTGGCTATCTTTAGATCCCAATAGAAGTTTTCTCCAAAAAATACGTTGGGGCAGGCTATTTACACCTATACACGGATAAGAGAAAAGAAAGTTAGTTGTTCTGTTTCTGTAAAAAAGCTTTTAAGCTTCCATTATATTTTTCAAGGCACTCTCCCAGTCATTTCTCCAATCGTGGATGCTTCCCCAATCTTCCTGATCAACTTTTATTGAGTTAGAATCAGTTACTTTTCCAATATTAAAAAAGGGCGTATTAAGCTGTCTGAGCATCTGTTCAAAGGTTTCAATATCACTTTCTTTAACTGAAACTATCACTCTACCGGCAGACTCGCCAAACAAAAAGGCATCTTTTCGAATATTTTTTGCTGTTTCAATTTCAAAGCCGTTGTTGTTAGTAAATGCGGATTCTGCAAGTGCAACAAATAAACCACCTTCAGTAAGGTCATGAGCAGACTGAAGCAATTTATTTTCATTTAATTGCATGATGGCTGATTGCATTCTGAACTCATCTTCCGGATTAAATTCAGGAAAGCCGGATTTTACTTCGGGAGCACGCAAGGCTAAGTATTCGCTGCAGTTAATGTCATTGTGAATGTGACCAATCAAATAGATAGAATCACCTGTATTTTTGAAATTTAAGGTTAATCTTTTTTCGATGGAATCCAATAGTCCCACCATTCCTATAGTTGGTGTCGGATAAACAGCACCGCCGTCTGTTGATTGATTGTAAAAGCTGACATTTCCGCCGGTTACCGGAGTGCCAAACATTTTACAGGCATCACCCATACCACGGATGGCATTTACAAACTGCCAGTAAACTTCCGGTTTATAAGGATTTCCAAAATTCAAACAATTTGTTATTGCAGCCGGTTTTCCACCTGAGCAAACTATGTTTCGGGCAGCTTCAGCAACGGCCAAAAAAGCTCCTTTATAAGGGTCAGTATATACCAGTTTAGGGTTGCAGTCTACGGTCATTGCTATGGCCGTTTCAGTTCCCTTTACTCGTATTACAGCGGCATCCGACGGGGCATTTGTAGAGGTATTGTCAATGCCGACCATAGAGTCGTATTGTTCAAAAATCCACTTTTTAGATGCAACATTCGGACGTTTTATTAAATCTTTTGCTACAGCCAAAAGGTTATCAGGTTCATTTAAGTCACTTATCTTAAAACGCTGATTTTCTTTGTAGTATGCAGGTTCTGAATATTCTCTTTCGTACACCGGAGCGCCACCACCTAAGACTAATGAGTCAGCGGGAACCTCAGCTACCATTTCATCGTTCATATAGTATTTTAGCATTGGCCCTTTTGTCACTTCACCGATTATTGCACAGTTCAAATCCCACTTTTCAAAAATAGCTTCTACCTCTTTTTCATGTCCTTTTTTTACAACGACCAACATTCTCTCCTGTGATTCAGAAAGCAGCAGTTCGAATGCTTGCATATTTGCTTGTCTGGCAGGCACCTTTTCTAACCATATATTCATTCCGAAACCTTCCTTTGCAGACATTTCAGAAGTTGAACAAGCTATACCTGCTGCTCCCATATCCTGCATGCCCACTACAGCATCGGTTTTCATTAATTCCTGTGTAGCTTCCAGCAATAGTTTTTCCTGAAAAGGATCTCCAACCTGAACTGCCGGTAT contains:
- the lepB gene encoding signal peptidase I translates to MILLIFLFAPFIILNIIAFLSFKFFKRAGEEKKTAFIPGYNLYVWLGIIEKPKWWLALLFIPILNFLMIFGFLVEMQKAFGKDKWYEMVAGVFLFPFYLPFLNFTTTPKFIGPSSKTTRQKSATREWVEALLFAVVAATIIRTFFVEAYTIPTSSMEKTLLVGDFLFVSKMHYGPRIPMTPLSFPFAHHTMPLIGGKSYLEWIKLPYSRLPGFQDIKREDIVVFNYPSEDFRPVDKRENYIKRCVAIPGDVFEIRDGRIYVNNEASEHYETIQYSYVVQTTGSPINSRILMSLDITEGGATGKSGFYTYFMTDEAAAKIESQQNVLSVRRIIRDPEITPESVFPADVKNFAFNIDNYGPIVIPQQGETVEINRDNIAKYERLIRVYEGNEIEVRQDGIYINDVKADTYTFEMDYYFMIGDNRHNSADSRMWGFVPHDHIVGKAWIVWLSLDPNRSFLQKIRWGRLFTPIHG
- the purL gene encoding phosphoribosylformylglycinamidine synthase subunit PurL, with product MSTKVSQPEVTAEVVEQLGILPEEYDKICEFLNRKPNFTELSLYSVMWSEHCSYKNSIKWLKTLPKEGKHILTKAGEENAGVIDIGNGLGCAFKIESHNHPSAIEPYQGAATGVGGIHRDIFTMGARPVAALNSLRFGNLKEPKTRHLLKGVVKGIGDYGNAFGVPTVGGEVYFYDCYYHNPLVNAMSVGILDSKKMISAVSRGIGNPVYIVGSSTGKDGIHGATFASADITEDSSEKIPAVQVGDPFQEKLLLEATQELMKTDAVVGMQDMGAAGIACSTSEMSAKEGFGMNIWLEKVPARQANMQAFELLLSESQERMLVVVKKGHEKEVEAIFEKWDLNCAIIGEVTKGPMLKYYMNDEMVAEVPADSLVLGGGAPVYEREYSEPAYYKENQRFKISDLNEPDNLLAVAKDLIKRPNVASKKWIFEQYDSMVGIDNTSTNAPSDAAVIRVKGTETAIAMTVDCNPKLVYTDPYKGAFLAVAEAARNIVCSGGKPAAITNCLNFGNPYKPEVYWQFVNAIRGMGDACKMFGTPVTGGNVSFYNQSTDGGAVYPTPTIGMVGLLDSIEKRLTLNFKNTGDSIYLIGHIHNDINCSEYLALRAPEVKSGFPEFNPEDEFRMQSAIMQLNENKLLQSAHDLTEGGLFVALAESAFTNNNGFEIETAKNIRKDAFLFGESAGRVIVSVKESDIETFEQMLRQLNTPFFNIGKVTDSNSIKVDQEDWGSIHDWRNDWESALKNIMEA